The Fimbriimonadaceae bacterium nucleotide sequence GCCGGTCCTGAAGGCTCCGCAAGCCGGGCGTGTTCGGCGAGGAGACGTTCACGACCACATAAGTCGCCAGATCTTTCAGCCGGCGGAAAGAATAGGCGTAATCGGAGGCCGCTTCTTCCAAGGGAGTCACCTTGGACTTGCCGATATTCACCCCGACAGGCAGCGAGGGGGTGGAGCGCTCCAGTCGCCGTGCCACCGCGTCCGCCCCTTCGTTGTTAAACCCGAGACGGTTCACCAGGCTCTGCCACTCGGGGATGCGGAACATCCTCGGCTTGGGATTGCCGGGCTGGGCGTGGCGCGTGACGGTGCCGACCTCGACGAAGCCAAACCCAAGGTCGGCCCAGAAATCGACCGCCACCGCGTTCTTATCGAACCCGGCGGCTAAGCCCAACGGATTGCGAAACTGCACGCCGAACCTTTCGACAGGACGGTCGGGCACATCAAAGGTGGGCGCGAAGCCGTGGGCGATCGCCCAAAGACCGAGCTCGTGCGCCCGTTCCGCATCCAGCCGGAAGAGGAGCGGGCGCAGCCATTCATAGAGCGTCATGACCTCAGCGCGGGGGCGGCGGGGAAGCGAAGACAAAGTCTCCCAAGCCCTTGCTCACCTCACGAGGCTCGTCCAGATCGATGCACACAACGTTCAGGCTCTTGCCGGCTTTCCGCTGTGAGATCCTAAAGTTGATGCCCTCGCCATACATCATGTGGCCCGCGCCCACGACGACCACCATCACCTTGTCCGGACGGGAATCAGCCTCGAGACCGTCGATCGCGGCGTTCGCCATAGCCACGTCCCAGGCGCACTGGGCGGCGTACATGCGCTCCATGGCGTCTCCCTCCATCGGGTGGCCGCCGATCAGGGCTTCGAAGACGGCGCGGTGGTTCTTGTTCGAAGTGTCCAGGTTCGGGATCCACTTCTTCTGCTCCTCCGTCAGGGTCTGCGGCCCTTGGCGAGAGATTTGCCGCACCCAGTCGCGAGGGATGTTCAAGGCGAGCAACGGCAGGTCGTTCCACCGGGCCACCTGGAAGA carries:
- a CDS encoding quinone-dependent dihydroorotate dehydrogenase yields the protein MSSLPRRPRAEVMTLYEWLRPLLFRLDAERAHELGLWAIAHGFAPTFDVPDRPVERFGVQFRNPLGLAAGFDKNAVAVDFWADLGFGFVEVGTVTRHAQPGNPKPRMFRIPEWQSLVNRLGFNNEGADAVARRLERSTPSLPVGVNIGKSKVTPLEEAASDYAYSFRRLKDLATYVVVNVSSPNTPGLRSLQDRPALTAILSELKAIDQAKPLLVKIAPDLGPEALSDVAQVVQDLDLAGVVATNTTLRRPGPDDPGYPMAELEGGLSGRLLQPRADHALEVLRRILGPEKVVVGVGGVTDGESARRKLALGADLIQAYTGFVYGGPEWPGRIVASLPGT
- a CDS encoding ChaN family lipoprotein, whose protein sequence is MISFIVAAMADVDPYLLDLHGPERVQVGMGYTNLANGARASARTVAEAAKDAQFVFVGESHDSPAHHQAQADIIQALVDSGRSVTVGFEMFTRDNQSLLKPWNEMPGVEADFLSQIKWKEQWGMPFRLYRPIFQVARWNDLPLLALNIPRDWVRQISRQGPQTLTEEQKKWIPNLDTSNKNHRAVFEALIGGHPMEGDAMERMYAAQCAWDVAMANAAIDGLEADSRPDKVMVVVVGAGHMMYGEGINFRISQRKAGKSLNVVCIDLDEPREVSKGLGDFVFASPPPPR